In Zobellia roscoffensis, the following are encoded in one genomic region:
- a CDS encoding alpha/beta fold hydrolase, which translates to MTETLHSQILGEGTPLLILHGFLGMSDNWKTLGNQYAEKGFEVHLIDQRNHGKSFWSEDFNYDLLSEDLKNYIETHQLKSAMIIGHSMGGKTAMQFACNYPTLVKKMIIADIGPKFYPPHHQPIIDGLNAINLNEIKSRNEADAELGKHITDFGTRQFLLKNLYWVEKGQLGFRFNLKVLSDKMNEIGENISASDIFNGSTLFLRGDRSEYIMPSDISEIKKHFPQSELETIDNAGHWLHAENPKQFFEKSMLFLKP; encoded by the coding sequence ATGACAGAAACCTTACACTCACAAATACTAGGCGAAGGCACTCCCCTATTAATTTTACACGGATTTCTAGGCATGTCCGACAACTGGAAAACCCTAGGCAACCAATACGCCGAAAAAGGCTTTGAAGTTCACCTTATAGACCAACGGAACCATGGTAAAAGTTTTTGGTCAGAAGATTTTAATTATGATTTACTGTCGGAAGACCTAAAAAATTACATTGAGACCCATCAATTGAAAAGTGCCATGATTATAGGACATTCCATGGGCGGCAAGACTGCTATGCAATTTGCCTGCAACTATCCTACTCTCGTAAAAAAAATGATTATCGCAGATATCGGCCCTAAATTTTACCCGCCGCATCATCAACCTATTATAGATGGTCTGAATGCTATAAATTTAAATGAAATCAAATCCAGAAATGAGGCTGACGCAGAACTCGGGAAACATATTACGGATTTTGGTACTCGACAGTTTTTGCTGAAAAATTTATATTGGGTAGAGAAAGGCCAACTAGGCTTTCGCTTCAACCTCAAAGTTTTAAGCGATAAAATGAATGAAATAGGAGAAAACATAAGTGCTTCCGATATTTTCAACGGCTCCACCCTATTTCTCCGCGGAGACCGTTCAGAATATATCATGCCCAGTGATATTTCTGAAATCAAGAAACACTTTCCTCAATCTGAATTGGAAACAATAGATAACGCAGGGCATTGGCTACATGCCGAAAACCCGAAACAATTTTTTGAAAAATCAATGTTGTTTTTGAAACCATAA
- the tig gene encoding trigger factor, whose product MNITKEQIDDLNAVVKVAITKEDYQDKVDSILSDYRKQANVPGFRKGHVPMGLIKKQYGKAVLVDEVNKLLQDNLNKYLTEEKLDVLGNPLPKQQDNFDWDKEELAFEFELGLAPDFEVPLKTKKPITHYKIVADDKMVEEQVERIQKQYGKLISKDAVEKNNEVTGTFKNEEEEIDNKATLELDKVKSKKALDALKGKKVGDVVTLKSKGLFKEDYLLSSVFGVSQEKAADLNVEATFTIEEINEREAADLDQELFDKLFGKDEVKSEKDLKERIKDDSEKQFEQQSDQKLLNDITEYFIENTKFELPTEFLTKWIQMTGENPLTEEEANEEYEKSEKGLRYQLIEGKVIKENGIELQFDELKEFAKGFIKTQMAQFGQLNPQEEELDNIAARVLGNQDEVKRLSEQLMSQKLLNLYKEKVNLKTKEVTYENFVKEVYG is encoded by the coding sequence ATGAATATTACAAAAGAGCAGATCGACGATCTAAATGCCGTCGTTAAAGTGGCCATCACCAAAGAAGACTACCAAGATAAGGTAGACAGTATTCTTAGTGACTATAGAAAACAGGCCAATGTACCTGGTTTCAGAAAAGGCCACGTGCCAATGGGCTTGATAAAGAAGCAGTACGGGAAAGCCGTTTTGGTAGACGAAGTAAACAAACTTCTTCAAGACAACTTGAACAAATACCTTACCGAAGAAAAATTAGATGTTCTAGGCAATCCACTTCCTAAACAACAAGATAATTTTGATTGGGACAAAGAAGAACTTGCTTTTGAGTTTGAATTAGGTCTAGCTCCTGATTTTGAAGTTCCATTGAAAACAAAAAAACCAATCACCCATTACAAAATCGTTGCTGACGACAAAATGGTTGAAGAGCAAGTTGAACGCATCCAAAAACAATACGGGAAACTTATTAGCAAAGATGCTGTTGAGAAGAACAATGAGGTAACAGGAACTTTCAAGAACGAAGAAGAAGAAATAGACAATAAAGCTACTCTAGAACTTGACAAGGTGAAGAGCAAAAAAGCTTTGGATGCCCTAAAAGGCAAAAAAGTTGGTGATGTTGTTACATTGAAATCTAAAGGTCTTTTTAAGGAAGATTACTTACTTTCAAGCGTATTTGGTGTTTCTCAGGAAAAAGCTGCCGATCTTAATGTTGAAGCTACTTTTACTATTGAAGAAATTAACGAAAGAGAAGCTGCAGATTTAGACCAAGAGCTTTTTGATAAGCTTTTTGGTAAAGATGAAGTGAAATCTGAAAAAGACTTGAAAGAACGTATCAAGGATGATTCAGAGAAACAATTCGAGCAACAGTCAGATCAGAAGTTATTGAATGACATTACCGAATATTTCATTGAAAACACAAAATTTGAACTTCCTACAGAATTCTTGACCAAGTGGATTCAAATGACCGGTGAAAACCCGTTGACCGAAGAAGAAGCCAATGAAGAGTACGAAAAATCTGAAAAAGGGCTTCGTTACCAACTTATAGAAGGTAAAGTCATTAAAGAAAATGGTATTGAACTTCAGTTTGACGAATTGAAAGAATTTGCTAAAGGTTTCATAAAAACACAAATGGCACAATTTGGTCAATTGAACCCTCAAGAAGAAGAATTGGATAATATAGCCGCTCGTGTATTGGGTAACCAAGACGAAGTAAAACGCCTATCTGAGCAGTTAATGAGCCAAAAACTACTTAACCTGTACAAAGAGAAAGTAAACCTAAAGACAAAAGAGGTTACTTACGAAAACTTTGTGAAGGAAGTATACGGGTAA
- a CDS encoding phage holin family protein, producing the protein MKLILRVLLSALAVVILSKVLPNVSVDSYMTAIIVAIVLSLLNFIVKPILVIFTLPVTILTFGLFLLIINAIIIFLADNLIDGFSVNGVLWAIIFSLLLSILQSILFSLLKEDKKS; encoded by the coding sequence ATGAAACTTATTCTACGCGTTCTACTAAGTGCCCTTGCCGTGGTTATACTATCCAAAGTACTACCCAACGTTTCAGTAGACAGCTATATGACTGCTATTATTGTGGCCATAGTACTTAGTCTTTTAAACTTTATAGTAAAGCCAATTCTGGTCATATTTACCTTACCAGTAACCATTTTAACCTTTGGTCTTTTTTTACTGATTATCAATGCAATAATCATTTTCTTGGCAGACAATCTTATTGACGGTTTTAGTGTAAACGGTGTTTTATGGGCTATAATTTTCAGCCTTTTACTATCTATTCTTCAATCTATATTGTTTTCCCTTTTGAAAGAGGACAAAAAATCGTAA